The Stappia sp. genome window below encodes:
- the eutB gene encoding hydroxyectoine utilization dehydratase EutB has product MSLTLADILAARRTLAGVADATPLVPSPFMSARVGREFLLKLENMQPIGAFKLRGAVNAVMALPEGTAGVTCCSTGNHGRGVAHAARGRGLRAVICMSDLVPQAKVDGIRALGAEVRIVGRSQDDALAESRRLVVKEGLAEISPFDDPHVIAGQGTTGLEMLAARPDLDTLLVPLSGGGLAAGVALAAKSIKPDIRVIGISMDRGAAMKASIDAGHPVEVEEVPSLADSLGGGIGLDNRLSFPLCRDLLDDIVLVGEEEIYHAMQVLYYEDRIVAEGACVVGLAACLSGRIAPRDGPLATIITGRNVDMTVFTRVITGQDVQLGDRTVKGRTYAR; this is encoded by the coding sequence ATGAGCCTCACCCTTGCCGATATTCTCGCCGCGCGGCGCACGCTGGCCGGCGTGGCGGATGCAACGCCCCTCGTTCCCTCGCCCTTCATGAGCGCGAGGGTCGGGCGGGAGTTCCTTCTGAAGCTTGAAAACATGCAGCCCATCGGCGCCTTCAAGCTGCGCGGCGCGGTCAACGCGGTGATGGCGCTGCCCGAGGGCACGGCCGGCGTCACCTGCTGTTCCACCGGCAATCACGGACGCGGCGTCGCCCATGCGGCGCGCGGGCGCGGGCTGCGCGCGGTGATCTGCATGTCCGACCTGGTGCCGCAGGCCAAGGTCGACGGCATCCGCGCGCTCGGCGCCGAGGTGCGCATCGTCGGCCGCTCGCAGGACGACGCGCTCGCCGAGAGCCGGCGGCTCGTCGTCAAGGAGGGACTCGCCGAAATCTCGCCCTTCGACGATCCCCACGTCATCGCCGGTCAGGGCACCACGGGGCTGGAAATGCTTGCCGCGCGTCCCGATCTCGACACGCTGCTGGTGCCGCTGTCGGGCGGCGGGCTTGCCGCCGGGGTCGCGCTGGCGGCCAAGTCGATCAAGCCGGATATCCGCGTCATCGGGATCAGCATGGACCGGGGCGCGGCGATGAAGGCCTCCATCGATGCCGGCCATCCGGTCGAGGTCGAGGAAGTGCCGAGCCTCGCGGATTCGCTCGGCGGCGGGATCGGGCTCGACAACCGCCTGTCCTTTCCGCTCTGCCGCGACCTTCTGGACGACATCGTGCTGGTCGGCGAGGAAGAGATCTATCATGCCATGCAGGTGCTCTATTACGAGGACCGGATCGTCGCCGAGGGCGCCTGCGTCGTCGGGCTCGCCGCCTGCCTGTCGGGCCGCATCGCCCCGCGCGACGGGCCGCTCGCCACCATCATCACCGGCCGCAACGTGGACATGACCGTCTTCACCCGTGTGATCACGGGTCAGGACGTGCAACTCGGAGACAGGACCGTGAAGGGACGCACTTATGCCCGATAG
- a CDS encoding acetamidase/formamidase family protein, which yields MADGSQGNLKAQRSVVVQTFTNGILDPGAPMLGPVENGGTVIANTAPGCWGPMITPSLRGGHEVTQPVFVEGAEPGDGVAIRIRDITVTSIATASGHDSSPEGFCLGDPYVAARCPSCDTVWPETHVEGIGGDAVKCDVCGNTVKPFEVVHGYTVTFDDTRTVGLTVPKAAAETMARDAAHYSALPDASRQHSILTYAPSDMPGTLIRMRPFMGQLGTCPSMPIPDSHNAGDFGAFLVGAPHDYALTEEQLAEHRTDGHLDIDAVRAGAILVAPVKVPGAGVYMGDMHAGQGDGEIAGHTMDVSGSVTLQVEVVKGYPLDGPVLFPLVEDLPPLARPFSDAEKAKGQRLAAKWGVDEIEPLAPISVIGTAANLNDAIENGLARAAKLLDVTVAEIRNRATVNGAIEIGRAPGVIQVTFLAPLAKLDAVGLGDYAREQYDL from the coding sequence ATGGCGGACGGATCGCAGGGCAACCTGAAGGCACAGCGCAGCGTCGTCGTTCAGACCTTCACCAACGGCATTCTCGATCCCGGCGCGCCGATGCTCGGCCCCGTCGAGAACGGCGGCACGGTGATCGCCAACACCGCACCGGGCTGCTGGGGTCCGATGATCACCCCCAGCCTGCGCGGCGGACATGAGGTCACGCAGCCGGTCTTCGTGGAGGGCGCGGAGCCCGGCGACGGGGTTGCCATCCGCATTCGCGACATCACCGTGACCTCGATCGCCACCGCCTCGGGCCACGACAGTTCGCCGGAAGGCTTCTGTCTCGGCGATCCTTACGTCGCCGCGCGCTGTCCGTCCTGCGACACGGTCTGGCCGGAAACCCACGTGGAAGGGATCGGCGGCGACGCGGTCAAATGCGACGTCTGCGGCAACACGGTGAAGCCCTTCGAGGTCGTGCATGGCTACACCGTCACCTTCGACGACACGCGCACGGTCGGGCTGACGGTGCCGAAGGCGGCGGCCGAGACCATGGCGCGCGATGCGGCGCATTACTCCGCCCTGCCCGACGCGAGCCGTCAGCACTCGATCCTCACCTATGCGCCCTCCGACATGCCGGGCACGCTGATCCGCATGCGGCCCTTCATGGGCCAGCTCGGCACCTGCCCGTCGATGCCGATCCCCGACAGCCACAACGCCGGAGATTTCGGCGCCTTTCTGGTCGGCGCGCCGCACGATTACGCGCTGACGGAGGAACAGCTCGCCGAGCATCGCACGGACGGTCACCTCGACATCGACGCGGTGCGCGCCGGGGCGATCCTCGTGGCGCCGGTGAAGGTGCCGGGCGCCGGCGTCTACATGGGCGACATGCATGCCGGCCAGGGCGACGGCGAGATCGCCGGCCACACGATGGATGTCTCGGGCAGCGTCACGCTGCAGGTCGAGGTGGTGAAGGGCTATCCGCTCGACGGGCCGGTGCTGTTCCCGCTGGTGGAGGACCTGCCGCCGCTCGCCCGCCCCTTCAGCGACGCGGAGAAGGCCAAGGGCCAGCGGCTCGCCGCAAAATGGGGCGTCGACGAGATCGAGCCGCTCGCTCCGATCTCGGTCATCGGCACGGCGGCCAACCTCAACGACGCCATCGAGAACGGTCTGGCCCGCGCGGCAAAGCTGCTCGACGTGACGGTGGCGGAAATCCGCAACCGCGCGACCGTCAATGGCGCCATCGAGATCGGCCGCGCGCCGGGCGTCATTCAGGTGACGTTCCTCGCGCCGCTCGCGAAACTCGACGCGGTCGGGCTCGGCGATTACGCCCGCGAGCAATACGACCTGTAG
- a CDS encoding cyclodeaminase, with the protein MPDSPPRRDIRIVTETELRQIIRLDRQTVDVIEAAFAALASGAVVMPPVLSMELADVHGEVDVKTAYIPGFDGFAIKVSPGFFDNPKLGLPSLNGLMILFCARTGLVQAVFLDNGHLTDIRTAAAGAVAARHLAPERVETAGVIGTGVQARLQMRAAHLVRPFSRLLVWGRDTAKAAACADDLARTLGIDARVADSAERLVRDSQLVVTTTPARSPLVMAEWLHPGLHITAMGSDQAGKTEIAPEALVAADLYVCDRASQCETMGELRAVKAAGLWPGGTPVELGQVIAGEHPGRPGPEAVTLCDLTGTGAQDTAIATHVFKRLGESGTSIPV; encoded by the coding sequence ATGCCCGATAGCCCGCCGCGCCGCGACATCCGCATCGTCACCGAAACCGAGTTGCGCCAGATCATCCGGCTCGATCGGCAAACGGTCGACGTGATCGAGGCCGCCTTCGCCGCGCTTGCAAGCGGCGCGGTCGTCATGCCGCCGGTGCTGTCGATGGAACTTGCCGACGTCCATGGCGAGGTCGACGTCAAGACCGCCTATATCCCCGGATTCGACGGGTTCGCGATCAAGGTGAGCCCGGGCTTCTTCGACAATCCGAAGCTCGGCCTGCCGTCGCTCAACGGGCTGATGATCCTGTTTTGCGCCAGGACGGGACTGGTGCAGGCGGTCTTTCTCGACAACGGCCATCTCACCGACATCCGCACGGCCGCCGCCGGCGCCGTGGCCGCCCGGCACCTCGCGCCCGAGCGGGTCGAGACCGCCGGCGTGATCGGCACCGGCGTGCAGGCGCGCTTGCAGATGCGCGCCGCCCATCTGGTCCGCCCCTTTTCCCGGCTGCTGGTGTGGGGCCGCGACACGGCAAAGGCGGCGGCCTGCGCCGACGATCTCGCCCGCACGCTCGGCATCGACGCGCGCGTTGCCGACAGCGCGGAACGGCTTGTGCGCGACAGCCAGCTCGTGGTGACGACGACACCGGCGCGCAGCCCTCTCGTGATGGCGGAGTGGCTGCATCCGGGGCTGCATATCACCGCGATGGGCTCGGATCAGGCCGGCAAGACCGAAATCGCACCCGAGGCGCTGGTCGCGGCCGATCTCTATGTCTGCGACCGGGCAAGCCAGTGCGAGACGATGGGCGAGCTGCGCGCGGTGAAGGCGGCCGGACTGTGGCCGGGCGGCACGCCGGTGGAACTGGGCCAGGTGATCGCCGGCGAACATCCGGGACGCCCCGGCCCGGAGGCCGTAACCCTTTGCGACCTCACAGGTACCGGCGCGCAGGACACGGCCATCGCGACCCATGTGTTCAAGCGGCTCGGAGAGAGTGGCACGTCCATTCCCGTCTGA
- a CDS encoding putative sulfate exporter family transporter, translating to MRIAASPARLLPGVLLALVIGAAAGFLSDHYGGPAMLFALLIGMAFNFLSEDARFSAGITFSSRSLLRLGVALLGARVTASEIAGLGWQTGLAVVGLIALTIATGFAACRLFGRGWRFAVLTGGSVAICGASAALAIAAALPANDKLERNTLFTVIAVTTLSTVAMVAYPLLFAALDFSDREIGFLIGATIHDVAQVVGAGYLVSEETGDLATIVKLLRVSLLPVVLVVLLLALRVSGAGGRGGAPGLPGFVIGFAVLAGLNSFGLLPPLVVTVASELSRLLLVTAIAALGVKTALGAMTKVGGGHIGIVVVESLVLVAAASALVAFGLLTL from the coding sequence GTGAGGATCGCCGCCTCGCCCGCGCGGCTTCTGCCCGGCGTGCTGCTCGCGCTGGTGATCGGCGCGGCCGCCGGGTTCCTGTCCGACCACTACGGCGGACCGGCCATGCTGTTCGCGCTCCTGATCGGCATGGCCTTCAACTTCCTCAGCGAGGACGCCCGTTTTTCCGCCGGCATCACCTTTTCCTCCCGCAGCTTGCTGCGCCTTGGCGTCGCGCTGCTCGGCGCGCGGGTGACCGCCTCGGAAATCGCCGGGCTCGGCTGGCAGACCGGCCTCGCCGTGGTCGGCCTCATCGCCCTGACCATCGCCACCGGCTTTGCCGCCTGCCGGCTGTTCGGGCGCGGCTGGCGCTTCGCGGTCTTGACCGGCGGATCGGTCGCCATCTGCGGGGCCTCTGCGGCGCTTGCGATTGCCGCCGCGCTGCCCGCCAACGACAAGCTGGAGCGCAACACGCTCTTCACGGTAATCGCGGTGACCACGCTGTCGACCGTCGCCATGGTCGCCTATCCGCTGCTGTTCGCCGCGCTGGATTTCTCCGACCGGGAGATCGGCTTCCTGATCGGCGCGACCATCCACGACGTGGCGCAGGTGGTGGGGGCGGGCTATCTCGTCTCGGAGGAGACCGGCGATCTCGCCACCATCGTCAAGCTGCTGCGGGTCAGCCTGTTGCCGGTGGTGCTCGTTGTCCTGCTTCTGGCCCTGCGGGTGTCGGGGGCCGGAGGGCGCGGCGGCGCGCCGGGGCTGCCCGGCTTCGTGATCGGCTTCGCGGTGCTCGCCGGGCTCAACAGCTTCGGCCTCTTGCCGCCGCTCGTCGTGACGGTGGCGAGCGAGCTCTCCCGCCTGTTGCTGGTCACAGCCATTGCGGCCCTTGGCGTCAAGACCGCGCTCGGTGCGATGACCAAGGTCGGCGGCGGGCATATCGGGATCGTCGTGGTGGAAAGCCTGGTGCTGGTGGCGGCCGCAAGCGCGCTTGTCGCGTTCGGCCTGCTCACGCTGTAA